TCACTTTACTCTTCTGTCCTCAGCGATGGCGTCTTCTCATCTGAAAGAGGATCTGGAATGTTCCATTTGTCTGAACATTTATACGAATCCTGTAaccctgagatgtggacacaacttctgccgggactgtattggtcgtgtgctggatacacagaagaggtctggaggatattcctgtcctgaatgtagagaaAAACTCAAACGTCCCCGTCTTAAGAAGAACATTACTCTGTGTAAGATATTGCAGACCCTCCAGACTAAAAAGGGGGATCAGGACAAaaccggggtcttctgtacttactgtattgacactcctgtacctgctgtgatatcctgtctgatgtgtgaagcttctctgtgtgacgatcacctgagagtccacagcaagtcaccggaacacgtcttatgtgaccccaccacttccctggagaacaggaaatgctccgtccataagaagatcctggagtattactgcaatgaggactccacctgtatctgtgtgtcctgcaggcttgatggagaacatcggggacaccaggtggagactctggatgaggcctctgagatgaagaagaagaaactgaggaatgttctgcagaaactgatgacagagagagaggagacggagaaaagagtccagagtctgcaggaacacaggaggaaagtacaaggagaagcagatgatgaaacagagagagtcactgccctgttcagagacctcaggagacgtcTGAAAGggctggagaagagagtcctgaggaaGATTTCTGGGCAGGCAGAGCGAGTCTCTCTATCACTGTCTGGTATGATCCAACAGCTGGAGATAAAGAAGGAgaagctgtccaggaagatgggggacattgaggagctgtgtaacatgatggacccactgactgtcctacagaAATCAGACACAGGTgccttgtgtgatactgaggatggagatgatgaggacagagagagacatgataaactcctccatgatggaggggatctggatgtggtGGGGATCtcgcacacattacacacaggtttatctgatatcatgtctggggtaaTTGTAGAGAAATGTCCAGGCACACATGTCTATCCACATTCTACTACAAAGGGCGAAGGCCACATCAATGCTGAACCATCCAGGAAATGCCCCCCATCCCTTTCCATCATACAACCAAGCAGGAGATGTCCCCAACCCTTCCCCACCATACAACCAAGCAGGACAGGTCCCCAACCCTCCCCCACTATACAGCGATCCAGGAAACGCCCCCCACCCGCCCCCATCATACAACCAAGCAGGAGATGTCCCAAACCCTCTCCCACCATACAACCAAGCAGGAGACGtccccaaccctcccccaccatacaacgATCCAGGAAACGCCCCCCACACGCCCCCATCATACAACCAAGCAGGAGATGTCCCAAACCCTCTCCCACCATACAACCAAGCAGGAGACGTCCCAAACCCTCTCCCACCATACAACGCTCACATCACCAGGCTCGAGGACCAAATATTGGGGGTGTACAGCAGACATCGGGGGTTACAGACCTATTACTGGATGAAAAGACAGCTGGTAGTTctctacatatatcagatgacaggaaatcTGC
This window of the Aquarana catesbeiana isolate 2022-GZ linkage group LG01, ASM4218655v1, whole genome shotgun sequence genome carries:
- the LOC141129498 gene encoding E3 ubiquitin/ISG15 ligase TRIM25-like — protein: MASSHLKEDLECSICLNIYTNPVTLRCGHNFCRDCIGRVLDTQKRSGGYSCPECREKLKRPRLKKNITLCKILQTLQTKKGDQDKTGVFCTYCIDTPVPAVISCLMCEASLCDDHLRVHSKSPEHVLCDPTTSLENRKCSVHKKILEYYCNEDSTCICVSCRLDGEHRGHQVETLDEASEMKKKKLRNVLQKLMTEREETEKRVQSLQEHRRKVQGEADDETERVTALFRDLRRRLKGLEKRVLRKISGQAERVSLSLSGMIQQLEIKKEKLSRKMGDIEELCNMMDPLTVLQKSDTGALCDTEDGDDEDRERHDKLLHDGGDLDVVGISHTLHTGLSDIMSGVIVEKCPGTHVYPHSTTKGEGHINAQPSRRRPKPSPTIQRSHHQARGPNIGGVQQTSGVTDLLLDEKTAGSSLHISDDRKSASWLSNRQNQPGTPERFSCSQVMSSQSFSSGSHYWEVDVGGSLYWRVGMCYPSLDRRGGQSLIGYNKKSWGLGRGWGNQYSVIHDSNEVPLPGGVSSGRVRIDLDFEAGRISFYDLCDPIRHLHTFTTTFTEPLHAGVYVGGLEGCIKICGGNQM